A window of the Actinobacillus genomosp. 1 genome harbors these coding sequences:
- a CDS encoding ash family protein, protein MNILQYITTNSDTINNNQQGYLDMVHSALLAEFAKNEENSTACKKNYFTSLANKVYAILAFAKSEAERGNSNNLLVANTSTPFNDRAFFVRGLNTPKENNQSKNGFVTFLSMVAFSGQRLIVGCVPQVAVFHPAKRYRQAVESKAIDSKNLLVELSAMIYLFKAVSRLDLRNTSKPISSFPCYTVRIKANSLEQAKAKVCPFFAVKEVVYA, encoded by the coding sequence ATGAATATTTTACAGTACATCACAACAAATAGCGACACAATCAACAATAATCAGCAAGGTTATTTAGATATGGTTCATTCCGCACTATTGGCGGAATTTGCAAAAAATGAAGAAAATTCGACCGCTTGTAAAAAGAATTACTTTACAAGTTTAGCGAATAAGGTTTATGCTATTCTCGCTTTCGCAAAATCGGAAGCCGAGCGTGGAAACTCGAATAATTTACTTGTGGCGAACACTAGCACGCCCTTCAATGACCGTGCTTTTTTTGTTCGTGGACTAAACACACCTAAAGAAAATAACCAATCCAAAAATGGATTTGTTACATTTCTCTCAATGGTAGCGTTTAGTGGGCAACGTTTAATCGTTGGCTGTGTTCCACAAGTCGCAGTTTTCCACCCCGCTAAACGCTATCGCCAAGCCGTGGAAAGCAAAGCGATAGACTCTAAAAATTTACTTGTGGAGCTATCAGCCATGATCTACCTATTCAAAGCCGTAAGCCGTTTAGACTTACGTAACACTTCAAAACCGATTTCATCATTCCCTTGCTATACCGTGCGTATTAAAGCCAATAGCTTAGAACAAGCTAAAGCTAAGGTCTGCCCTTTCTTTGCCGTTAAGGAGGTGGTTTATGCGTAA